One genomic segment of Musa acuminata AAA Group cultivar baxijiao chromosome BXJ3-3, Cavendish_Baxijiao_AAA, whole genome shotgun sequence includes these proteins:
- the LOC135632264 gene encoding bHLH transcription factor RHL1-like isoform X1 → MQPSSREMQGMAGSMNGGISHSAAVAQIALRELQNGHGGRQIPNSGPQASFDDGASGHDDFLDQMLSSLPSSWAELGNLKTPWDPPEAGQRIFGAGLAGETSPEEPSAAAAEGMRYPPYDESSLLANRLRQHQISGGSSPNGKAMMVHLDHQSQQQLLLPSLGRSPVASGDSGLLSLPLTLGTGGYDVDAPFKSLNPTGGEGLFNGLGGPLQRAQSAFGHPQHQGGASMPSQNFTAAAATGGVGQAASASASASASAGGGTGPPRQKVRARRGQATDPHSIAERLRRERIADRMKALQELVPNANKTDKASMLDEIIDYVKFLQLQVKVLSMSRLGGAAAVAPLVADMSSEGQSGAGSGGANSSGDTLTVTEHQVAKLMEEDMGSAMQYLQGKGLCLMPISLASAISTATACPPRPPSSSSLSSAGACHLGHGILPGGPHLPSPSGDAPASPGVSALTAQSAMANGAAEAAKEAVTVSKA, encoded by the exons ATGCAGCCAAGCAGTAGAGAGATGCAGGGCATGGCGGGGTCCATGAACGGCGGCATCTCCCACTCCGCGGCAGTCGCCCAGATCGCCCTCAGGGAGCTGCAGAACGGCCACGGCGGCCGGCAGATCCCGAACTCTGGCCCGCAGGCGTCGTTCGACGACGGCGCCTCCGGACACGACGACTTCCTCGACCAGATGCTCTCCAGTCTGCCATCCTCCTGGGCCGAGCTCGGGAACCTCAAGACCCCCTGGGACCCTCCGGAGGCCGGACAGAGGATCTTCGGCGCCGGCCTCGCCGGCGAAACGTCTCCGGAGGAGCCGTCCGCGGCCGCGGCGGAGGGGATGCGGTACCCACCGTACGACGAGTCGTCGCTGCTCGCCAACCGGCTCAGGCAGCACCAGATCAGCGGCGGGAGTTCGCCGAACGGGAAGGCGATGATGGTCCATCTCGACCACCAGAGCCAGCAGCAGTTGCTTCTCCCGTCGTTGGGGCGATCGCCGGTGGCGTCCGGCGACTCCGGGCTTCTTTCGCTGCCACTGACGCTCGGGACCGGTGGTTACGACGTCGACGCCCCCTTCAAATCCCTCAACCCCACC GGCGGCGAGGGACTTTTCAATGGACTCGGAGGACCGCTGCAGCGCGCTCAATCGGCTTTCGGTCATCCCCAG CACCAGGGCGGCGCGTCGATGCCGAGCCAGAACTTTACAGCAGCGGCAGCGACGGGGGGAGTGGGGCAAGCTGCATCAGCGTCGGCGTCGGCCTCAGCGTCCGCAGGCGGTGGCACGGGGCCGCCGAGGCAGAAGGTGAGGGCTCGGAGAGGCCAAGCCACCGACCCCCACAGCATCGCCGAAAGG CTTCGCAGGGAAAGAATCGCGGACAGGATGAAAGCACTGCAGGAGTTGGTGCCCAACGCTAACAAG ACGGACAAGGCATCGATGCTGGATGAGATCATCGACTACGTCAAGTTCCTCCAGCTCCAAGTCAAG GTTCTGAGCATGAGCAGGTTAGGCGGGGCTGCGGCAGTGGCACCACTCGTGGCCGATATGTCCTCGGAG GGACAGAGCGGGGCGGGAAGTGGCGGAGCAAACAGCAGCGGCGACACCCTGACGGTGACGGAGCACCAAGTGGCAAAGCTGATGGAGGAGGACATGGGATCGGCGATGCAGTACCTCCAGGGGAAGGGCCTCTGCCTCATGCCCATCTCCCTCGCGTCCGCCATCTCCACCGCCACCGCCTGCCCTCCTCggcccccttcctcctcctccctctcttccgCCGGCGCCTGTCACCTCGGCCACGGCATCCTCCCGGGCGGTCCTCACCTTCCCAGTCCCTCCGGCGACGCACCTGCCTCCCCCGGCGTGTCCGCTCTTACGGCGCAGTCCGCCATGGCCAATGGCGCCGCCGAAGCCGCCAAGGAGGCCGTCACCGTCTCCAAAGCCTGA
- the LOC135632264 gene encoding bHLH transcription factor RHL1-like isoform X2: MQPSSREMQGMAGSMNGGISHSAAVAQIALRELQNGHGGRQIPNSGPQASFDDGASGHDDFLDQMLSSLPSSWAELGNLKTPWDPPEAGQRIFGAGLAGETSPEEPSAAAAEGMRYPPYDESSLLANRLRQHQISGGSSPNGKAMMVHLDHQSQQQLLLPSLGRSPVASGDSGLLSLPLTLGTGGYDVDAPFKSLNPTGGEGLFNGLGGPLQRAQSAFGHPQGGASMPSQNFTAAAATGGVGQAASASASASASAGGGTGPPRQKVRARRGQATDPHSIAERLRRERIADRMKALQELVPNANKTDKASMLDEIIDYVKFLQLQVKVLSMSRLGGAAAVAPLVADMSSEGQSGAGSGGANSSGDTLTVTEHQVAKLMEEDMGSAMQYLQGKGLCLMPISLASAISTATACPPRPPSSSSLSSAGACHLGHGILPGGPHLPSPSGDAPASPGVSALTAQSAMANGAAEAAKEAVTVSKA; encoded by the exons ATGCAGCCAAGCAGTAGAGAGATGCAGGGCATGGCGGGGTCCATGAACGGCGGCATCTCCCACTCCGCGGCAGTCGCCCAGATCGCCCTCAGGGAGCTGCAGAACGGCCACGGCGGCCGGCAGATCCCGAACTCTGGCCCGCAGGCGTCGTTCGACGACGGCGCCTCCGGACACGACGACTTCCTCGACCAGATGCTCTCCAGTCTGCCATCCTCCTGGGCCGAGCTCGGGAACCTCAAGACCCCCTGGGACCCTCCGGAGGCCGGACAGAGGATCTTCGGCGCCGGCCTCGCCGGCGAAACGTCTCCGGAGGAGCCGTCCGCGGCCGCGGCGGAGGGGATGCGGTACCCACCGTACGACGAGTCGTCGCTGCTCGCCAACCGGCTCAGGCAGCACCAGATCAGCGGCGGGAGTTCGCCGAACGGGAAGGCGATGATGGTCCATCTCGACCACCAGAGCCAGCAGCAGTTGCTTCTCCCGTCGTTGGGGCGATCGCCGGTGGCGTCCGGCGACTCCGGGCTTCTTTCGCTGCCACTGACGCTCGGGACCGGTGGTTACGACGTCGACGCCCCCTTCAAATCCCTCAACCCCACC GGCGGCGAGGGACTTTTCAATGGACTCGGAGGACCGCTGCAGCGCGCTCAATCGGCTTTCGGTCATCCCCAG GGCGGCGCGTCGATGCCGAGCCAGAACTTTACAGCAGCGGCAGCGACGGGGGGAGTGGGGCAAGCTGCATCAGCGTCGGCGTCGGCCTCAGCGTCCGCAGGCGGTGGCACGGGGCCGCCGAGGCAGAAGGTGAGGGCTCGGAGAGGCCAAGCCACCGACCCCCACAGCATCGCCGAAAGG CTTCGCAGGGAAAGAATCGCGGACAGGATGAAAGCACTGCAGGAGTTGGTGCCCAACGCTAACAAG ACGGACAAGGCATCGATGCTGGATGAGATCATCGACTACGTCAAGTTCCTCCAGCTCCAAGTCAAG GTTCTGAGCATGAGCAGGTTAGGCGGGGCTGCGGCAGTGGCACCACTCGTGGCCGATATGTCCTCGGAG GGACAGAGCGGGGCGGGAAGTGGCGGAGCAAACAGCAGCGGCGACACCCTGACGGTGACGGAGCACCAAGTGGCAAAGCTGATGGAGGAGGACATGGGATCGGCGATGCAGTACCTCCAGGGGAAGGGCCTCTGCCTCATGCCCATCTCCCTCGCGTCCGCCATCTCCACCGCCACCGCCTGCCCTCCTCggcccccttcctcctcctccctctcttccgCCGGCGCCTGTCACCTCGGCCACGGCATCCTCCCGGGCGGTCCTCACCTTCCCAGTCCCTCCGGCGACGCACCTGCCTCCCCCGGCGTGTCCGCTCTTACGGCGCAGTCCGCCATGGCCAATGGCGCCGCCGAAGCCGCCAAGGAGGCCGTCACCGTCTCCAAAGCCTGA